The following proteins are encoded in a genomic region of Desulfosporosinus youngiae DSM 17734:
- a CDS encoding DUF554 domain-containing protein: MLGTIVNTIAILLGGLIGLLFGHALPDKMKRTVIQGIGLAVLLIGVSMAIQSENILVVIASLALGGIVGELIDIELQLKRFGYWLESKFSRNGQGDRFPKAFVTASLIYCVGAMAIMGSLKSGLSGDHTILYAKSMLDGISAIVFASSMGIGVLASAIPVFIYQGLITLSAGLLQGVLSSQVITEMSATGGLLIVGIALNILEIKEIKVGNLLPGLFIVIPITIIFTSLHLGG; the protein is encoded by the coding sequence TTGTTAGGAACAATCGTAAATACAATAGCTATTTTGTTAGGAGGTTTAATAGGACTATTATTCGGACATGCTTTACCGGATAAAATGAAAAGAACCGTTATTCAAGGAATAGGCTTAGCCGTATTACTGATTGGAGTAAGTATGGCTATCCAAAGTGAAAATATCTTGGTGGTTATTGCAAGTCTAGCCTTAGGTGGGATTGTAGGGGAATTAATTGATATCGAACTTCAATTAAAGAGATTTGGATATTGGCTTGAGAGCAAATTCTCAAGGAATGGTCAAGGGGATAGATTCCCGAAGGCTTTTGTTACAGCAAGTTTAATATACTGTGTCGGAGCGATGGCTATTATGGGATCATTAAAAAGCGGACTATCAGGAGACCATACCATACTCTATGCTAAATCTATGTTAGACGGAATATCAGCGATAGTGTTTGCCTCATCAATGGGAATAGGGGTATTAGCCTCAGCGATCCCGGTATTTATATATCAAGGACTAATAACTCTTTCAGCCGGGCTATTACAAGGAGTTCTGTCTTCACAAGTTATTACGGAAATGAGTGCAACGGGAGGTCTTCTTATAGTAGGAATAGCCTTAAATATATTAGAAATAAAAGAAATCAAAGTGGGCAATCTATTACCGGGGTTGTTTATAGTCATTCCCATAACAATAATATTTACAAGCCTGCA